A genomic window from Sceloporus undulatus isolate JIND9_A2432 ecotype Alabama chromosome 9, SceUnd_v1.1, whole genome shotgun sequence includes:
- the PRPF3 gene encoding U4/U6 small nuclear ribonucleoprotein Prp3: MALSKRELDELKPWVEKTVKRVLGFSEPTVVTAALNCVGKGMDKKKAADHLKPFLDDSTLRFVDKLFEAVEEGRSSRHSKSNSDRNRKRELKDVFGEDPDISKESSGVKKRRIPRFEEVEEEPEVIPGPPTESPGMLTKLQIKQMMEAATRQIEERKKQLSFISPPAPQPKTPTTTTTTTTQPEPLPIGNTIQPSQAATFMNDAIEKARKAAELQARIQAQLALKPGLIGNTNMVGLANLHAMGIAPPKVELKDQTKPTPLILDEQGRTVDASGKEIELTHRMPTLKANIRAVKREQFKQQLKEKPSEDMESNTYFDPRVSITPAQRQKRTFKFHDKGKFEKIAQRLRTKAQLEKLQAEISQAAKKTGIHTSTKLALITPKKELKEGDIPEVEWWDSFIIPNGIDVRTTDFLQREDYHGITNLVEHPAQLNPPVDSDTPVTLGVYLTKKEQKKLRRQTRREAQKELQEKVRLGLMPPPEPKVRISNLMRVLGTEAVQDPTKVEAHVRAQMAKRQKAHEEANAARKLTVEQRKAKKVKKLKEDISQGVHIAVYRVRNLSNPAKKFKIEANANQLYLTGVVVLHKDVNVVVVEGGPKAQKKFKRLMLHRIKWDEQTSNTKGDGKDGGFLGALGRHGNCSGSLQLLKARAGNLEKFSRLSGHLSHYMQKSFLHSQERQQEGGDVSERRGGGGRGLLTHARVAFAKAVTCASGGAGGRGDEGGRSESSRGGRGLSVRVEALRRRGESTPALMSSVAPPSLGGVAVATEGEAMAAGGGGKASTSSSSSSSPRRSFPRRLLSRRRRRLRGVFSRVLVVAAFVLGAPGVVS, translated from the exons ATGGCGCTCTCCAAGAGGGAGCTGGACGAGCTGAAGCCATGGGTGGAGAAGACGGTCAAGCGCGTCCTGGGCTTCTCGGAGCCCACCGTGGTCACCGCTGCCTTGAACTGCGTGGGGAAGGGGATGGACAAGAAGAAAGCAGCCG ATCACCTCAAGCCTTTCCTGGATGACTCCACTCTGCGGTTCGTCGACAAACTCTTTGAAGCGGTGGAGGAAGGCCGAAGTTCCCGACACTCCAAGTCCAACAGCGACCGGAACCGCAAGAGAGAGTTGAAG GATGTGTTTGGCGAAGACCCTGACATTTCAAAGGAGTCTTCGGGAGTCAAGAAGCGTCGCATCCCTCGCTTTGAAGAAGTGGAGGAAGAGCCGGAAGTGATCCCCGGCCCTCCAACAGAAAGCCCAGGGATGCTGACTAAATTGCAG ATCAAGCAAATGATGGAAGCAGCAACACGGCAGAttgaggaaaggaaaaaacagcTGAGTTTCATCAGCCCGCCTGCGCCTCAG CCAAAAACtccaacaacaacgacaacaacaacgacGCAGCCTGAGCCCCTCCCCATCGGCAACACCATCCAGCCCTCACAGGCGGCCACCTTCATGAACGACGCCATTGAAAAGGCCCGGAAGGCCGCTGAGCTCCAAGCCCGGATTCAGGCTCAGCTGGCCTTGAAACCCGGGCTCATTGGCAACACCAACATGGTCGGCTTGGCCAACCTGCACGCCATGGGGATTGCTCCGCC GAAAGTGGAGCTGAAGGACCAGACCAAGCCAACGCCGCTGATCCTGGATGAGCAGGGGCGCACGGTCGATGCCAGCGGCAAAGAGATTGAGCTGACGCACCGCATGCCAACCCTCAAGGCCAACATCCGGGCCGTCAAGAGGGAGCAGTTCAAGCAGCAGCTCAAGGAGAAGCCCTCCGAGGACATGGAGTCCAACACCTACTTCGACCCCCGTGTCTCTATCACCCCAGCTCAGCGGCAGAAGAGGACCTTCAAGTTCCACGACAAGGGCAAGTTCGAAAAAATCGCACAGAGGTTGCGGACGAAG GCCCAGCTGGAGAAACTCCAGGCTGAGATCTCCCAAGCTGCCAAGAAGACAGGGATCCACACTTCTACCAAGCTGGCTCTGATCACGCCCAAAAAGGAGTTGAAAGAAGGAGATATCCCTGAGGTGGAATGGTGGGACTCGTTCATCATCCCCAATGGCATCGACGT AAGAACGACTGATTTCCTTCAAAGAGAGGACTATCATGGCATCACGAACCTGGTGGAGCACCCGGCTCAGCTAAACCCTCCAG TGGACAGCGACACGCCGGTGACTCTGGGGGTCTATCtaaccaaaaaggagcagaagaaACTCCGCCGCCAGACCCGCCGGGAAGCCCAGAAGGAGCTGCAGGAGAAGGTGAGGCTCGGCCTCATGCCGCCTCCAGAACCaaaag tACGGATCTCAAACCTGATGCGGGTTCTGGGGACGGAGGCTGTTCAGGACCCAACCAAAGTCGAGGCCCACGTGCGAGCGCAGATGGCAAAGAGGCAAAA AGCTCACGAAGAGGCAAATGCCGCAAGGAAGCTCACGGTGGAACAGAGGAAAGCGAAAAAGGTGAAAAAGCTTAAAGAAGATATTTCCCAGGGGGTTCATATAGCAGTTTATAG AGTCCGCAATCTAAGCAACCCAGCCAAGAAATTCAAGATCGAAGCCAACGCGAACCAGTTGTATCTCACTGGAGTTGTGGTTTTGCACAAAGATGTCAATGTGGTCGTGGTGGAAGGAG GCCCTAAAGCACAAAAGAAATTCAAACGGCTCATGCTGCATCGAATAAAATGGGATGAACAGACATCGAATACGAAAGGAGACGGTAAGgatgggggttttcttggtgcaTTGGGAAGGCATGGGAATTGCTCTGGCTCTCTCCAATTGTTGAAGGCAAGGGCAGGCAATTTGGAAAAG TTCAGTAGGTTGTCTGGACACTTAAGCCATTATATGCAAAAGAGCTTCCTCCACAGCCAAGAAAGGCAACAGGAAGGAGGCGATGTATCGgaaagacgaggaggaggaggtcgcGGGCTCTTGACGCACGCGAGGGTGGCGTTTGCCAAAGC TGTCACATGCGCGAGCGGAGGAGCGGGGGGCCGGGGGGACGAGGGGGGGCGCAGTGAGAGCAGCCGGGGGGGGCGTGGCTTGAGCGTGCGCGTCGAGGCGTTGCGCCGGCGCGGTGAGAGTACGCCGGCGCTCATGAGCAGCGTGGCGCCTCCTTCCCTCGGCGGCGTTGCTGTTGCGACAGAAGGGGAGGCAATGGCGGCCGGAGGCGGCGGCAAGGCCTCCACCTCCTCTtcgtcctcctcttcccctcgtCGCTCCTTTCCTCGTCGTCTTCTgtcgcggcggcggcggcggctgcgtGGGGTCTTTTCGCGCGTCCTCGTCGTCGCGGCCTTCGTCCTCGGCGCCCCTGGAGTCGTCTCTTAA